In a single window of the Acidobacteriota bacterium genome:
- a CDS encoding enoyl-CoA hydratase-related protein — protein sequence MSEAAFEFLKIQIDSHIGWLTIDRPKKLNALNRRVMEEIDAAVADAIDDGSVGVLVITGSGEKAFVAGADIAEMASMDPAEAQRFSGFLQRVLARIERSPKPVIAAVNGFALGGGCELALACHLRIAAENARFGQPEVGLGLMPGAGGTIRLPRIVGRGHALDLILRGQMIDATEAHRIGLANRVVPAAELTETVEQYAKGLLKMGPQAVSRCLEAVISGAETSQDEAMRLESSLFGLCFATEDMQEGTTAFLEKRKASFKGR from the coding sequence ATGTCTGAAGCCGCCTTCGAATTCCTCAAGATTCAGATTGATTCACACATCGGCTGGTTAACAATCGACCGCCCAAAGAAGCTCAACGCCTTAAATCGGCGGGTGATGGAAGAGATCGACGCGGCCGTCGCTGATGCCATCGACGACGGCAGTGTCGGCGTCCTCGTGATCACCGGAAGTGGTGAGAAGGCGTTCGTGGCCGGTGCCGACATCGCCGAGATGGCGTCGATGGATCCGGCGGAGGCGCAGCGATTCTCCGGGTTCCTTCAGCGAGTCCTCGCGAGGATCGAGCGTTCCCCGAAGCCGGTGATCGCCGCGGTTAACGGATTTGCGTTGGGCGGCGGTTGTGAGCTGGCGCTGGCCTGTCATCTCCGCATCGCGGCGGAGAACGCACGCTTCGGACAACCGGAAGTCGGCCTCGGTCTGATGCCCGGCGCCGGTGGAACCATTCGACTTCCACGCATCGTGGGTCGCGGTCATGCGCTGGACCTGATTCTCCGTGGGCAGATGATCGACGCCACCGAGGCCCACCGGATCGGCCTCGCCAATCGGGTCGTGCCCGCGGCGGAGCTCACCGAGACGGTCGAGCAGTACGCCAAGGGGCTGTTGAAGATGGGCCCCCAGGCGGTCTCTCGTTGCCTCGAGGCGGTGATCTCGGGCGCCGAGACTTCGCAGGACGAGGCGATGCGGCTCGAGTCCAGCCTGTTTGGTCTATGTTTCGCCACCGAGGACATGCAGGAGGGGACCACCGCGTTTCTCGAAAAGCGGAAGGCCTCTTTCAAGGGTCGCTGA